Proteins found in one Tsukamurella paurometabola DSM 20162 genomic segment:
- a CDS encoding AAA family ATPase: MTHSQGRDTASSDEVKLLERAVYEVKRVIVGQDQLVERILVGMLAKGHVLLEGVPGVAKTLAVETFATVVGGSFSRIQFTPDLVPSDLVGTRIYRQGKEQFDTEIGPVSANFLLADEINRAPAKVQSALLEVMAERKVSIGGQTFPMPDPFLVLATQNPIENEGVYPLPEAQRDRFLFKVVVGYPSVEEEREIVYRMGTTPPTASQVLDPATIIRLQRAASEVFVHHALVDYVVRVIAATRTPREFGLDDVASWITYGASPRATLGIVAAARALALLRGRDYVVPQDVVEIIPDVLRHRLVMSYDALADEVTADQAITRVLQTVALPQVVGQSVPQQAAPTYPQQPAVQQQPAAQQATHPQG, translated from the coding sequence GTGACTCACTCTCAGGGGCGCGACACCGCATCGAGCGATGAGGTCAAGCTGCTGGAGCGGGCGGTCTACGAGGTCAAGCGAGTGATCGTTGGCCAGGACCAGCTCGTGGAGCGGATCCTGGTCGGCATGCTCGCGAAGGGCCACGTCCTGCTCGAGGGCGTGCCGGGCGTCGCCAAGACGCTCGCGGTGGAGACGTTCGCGACGGTGGTCGGCGGGTCGTTCTCGCGCATCCAGTTCACCCCCGACCTGGTGCCGTCCGACCTCGTCGGTACTCGCATCTACCGGCAGGGCAAGGAACAGTTCGACACGGAGATCGGCCCGGTGTCGGCGAACTTCCTGCTCGCCGACGAGATCAACCGCGCGCCCGCCAAGGTGCAGTCCGCCCTGCTCGAGGTGATGGCCGAACGCAAGGTGTCGATCGGTGGCCAGACCTTCCCGATGCCCGACCCCTTCCTCGTGCTGGCCACGCAGAACCCGATCGAGAACGAGGGTGTGTATCCGCTGCCCGAGGCGCAGCGCGACCGGTTCCTGTTCAAGGTGGTCGTGGGCTATCCCTCCGTCGAGGAGGAGCGCGAGATCGTCTATCGCATGGGCACCACGCCGCCCACCGCCTCGCAGGTGCTCGACCCGGCGACGATCATCCGGCTGCAACGCGCGGCCAGCGAGGTCTTCGTGCATCACGCCCTCGTCGACTACGTGGTGCGGGTGATCGCCGCGACCCGAACCCCCCGCGAGTTCGGACTCGACGACGTCGCCTCCTGGATCACCTACGGCGCGTCACCGCGTGCCACCCTCGGCATCGTCGCCGCGGCTCGTGCCCTGGCGCTGTTGCGCGGCCGCGATTACGTGGTTCCGCAGGACGTCGTCGAGATCATCCCGGACGTGCTGCGCCACCGCCTGGTGATGAGCTACGACGCCCTGGCCGACGAGGTGACCGCCGATCAGGCCATCACCCGCGTACTGCAGACGGTCGCGCTCCCTCAGGTCGTGGGCCAGTCGGTGCCGCAACAAGCGGCGCCGACCTACCCGCAGCAGCCGGCGGTGCAGCAGCAGCCCGCCGCGCAGCAGGCGACCCACCCGCAGGGCTGA
- a CDS encoding DUF58 domain-containing protein produces MKASLKTLELLVRRRLDGVLKGDHQGLLPGPGSEPGESRPYTPGDDVRLMDWSVTARTTHPHVRQMIADRELQTWIVVDLSASMDFGSVSGTKRDLAVAASAAVTHLVAGAANRVGCIVTNGSTTLRVQPRAGRAHRQLVLRTIAGAPRAIEGTRGDLRGALDSLRRPEQPRGLIVVISDFLGDIDYVRELRGLAAKHEVLAVEVLDPRDVELPDVGEIALRDAETGAVRELTVTPELQARFADAAQKHRQDVARTLRGVGAPVLELRTDRDWLADIGRFVAARRRGLAGAS; encoded by the coding sequence ATGAAAGCGTCGCTCAAGACGCTCGAGCTGCTGGTCCGCCGCCGCCTCGACGGCGTCCTCAAGGGCGACCATCAGGGCCTGTTGCCCGGCCCCGGTTCCGAACCGGGCGAGTCCCGCCCGTACACGCCCGGCGACGACGTCCGGCTCATGGACTGGTCGGTCACCGCACGCACGACGCACCCGCACGTGCGACAGATGATCGCCGACCGCGAACTGCAGACCTGGATCGTGGTCGACCTGTCGGCGTCGATGGACTTCGGCTCCGTGAGCGGCACGAAGCGCGACCTCGCCGTCGCGGCGTCCGCGGCGGTCACCCACTTGGTGGCGGGGGCCGCCAACCGGGTCGGCTGCATCGTCACCAACGGATCCACCACACTGCGGGTGCAGCCCCGCGCCGGCCGCGCGCACCGGCAGCTGGTGCTGCGCACGATCGCCGGGGCCCCGCGCGCGATCGAGGGCACCCGCGGCGACCTGCGAGGAGCGCTGGACTCGCTGCGCCGCCCGGAACAGCCCCGCGGCCTGATCGTGGTGATCAGCGACTTCCTCGGCGACATCGACTACGTCCGTGAGCTGCGCGGCCTGGCCGCCAAGCACGAGGTCCTGGCCGTCGAAGTGCTCGACCCCCGCGATGTGGAGCTGCCCGATGTCGGGGAGATCGCGCTCCGCGACGCCGAGACGGGCGCGGTGCGCGAACTCACCGTGACCCCGGAGTTGCAGGCACGGTTCGCCGATGCTGCGCAGAAGCACCGTCAGGACGTGGCCCGCACGCTGCGCGGCGTCGGCGCGCCTGTGCTGGAACTGCGCACAGACCGCGATTGGCTCGCCGATATCGGGCGGTTCGTCGCCGCGCGCCGGCGCGGATTGGCGGGTGCTTCCTAG
- a CDS encoding VWA domain-containing protein has translation MGGLTSLANPIWLLGILLVAALLAGYVYNERRRQKRTLKFANTSVLDSVAPPGTNRWKHVPIALLAIGLVLLMVALSGPQAMRKVPRNRATVVLAIDVSLSMEARDVEPDRLTAAKEAAKKFVTELPNGVNLGIVSFAGTASLLVSPTPDRTLALNAVDKLELAQRTATGEGIYTSIQSIKNIRDVLGGEDNAPPARIILESDGKQTVPTDLDDPRGGFTAARKAKEEGIPISTISFGTTSGSVNIGGQNIPVPVDDASLKRIAELSGGQFFAASSLNDLNEAYGSLRDEIGWEMQKGDNSRIWMLWGTLIILVGAAAAVGMNRRLP, from the coding sequence ATGGGTGGATTGACCTCGCTCGCGAACCCGATCTGGCTGCTCGGCATCCTGCTCGTCGCCGCACTGCTCGCCGGTTACGTCTACAACGAACGCCGGAGACAGAAGCGGACACTGAAGTTCGCGAACACGTCGGTGCTCGACTCGGTGGCGCCGCCCGGCACGAACCGGTGGAAGCACGTCCCGATCGCACTGCTGGCGATCGGCCTGGTGCTGCTGATGGTCGCGCTGTCGGGGCCGCAGGCTATGCGGAAGGTGCCGCGTAATCGCGCCACCGTCGTGCTCGCGATCGACGTGTCGTTGTCGATGGAGGCCCGCGATGTGGAGCCCGACCGCCTCACCGCGGCCAAGGAGGCGGCCAAGAAGTTCGTGACCGAGCTGCCCAACGGTGTGAACCTCGGCATCGTCTCGTTCGCGGGCACGGCTTCTCTCCTGGTCTCGCCGACCCCCGACCGGACGCTCGCGCTCAACGCCGTCGACAAGCTCGAACTGGCGCAGCGCACCGCGACCGGCGAGGGGATCTACACCTCGATCCAGTCGATCAAGAACATCCGGGACGTGCTGGGAGGCGAGGACAACGCCCCACCCGCGCGGATCATCCTGGAATCGGACGGTAAGCAGACCGTGCCCACCGACCTCGACGACCCGCGGGGCGGATTCACCGCGGCGCGCAAGGCGAAGGAGGAGGGGATACCCATCTCCACCATCTCGTTCGGTACCACCAGCGGCAGCGTGAACATCGGCGGTCAGAACATCCCGGTCCCGGTGGACGACGCCTCACTGAAGCGGATCGCCGAATTGTCGGGCGGCCAGTTCTTCGCCGCCTCGTCGCTCAACGACCTCAATGAGGCGTACGGCAGCCTGCGCGACGAGATCGGCTGGGAGATGCAGAAGGGCGACAACTCGCGGATCTGGATGCTGTGGGGAACCCTGATCATCCTCGTGGGCGCGGCCGCCGCGGTGGGCATGAACCGACGCCTGCCGTGA
- the fabG1 gene encoding 3-oxoacyl-ACP reductase FabG1 produces MSNSSDFTPRSVLVTGGNRGIGLAIAQRLAADGHKVAVTHRGSGAPEGLFGVQCDVTDTESVDAAFKAVAEHQGPVEVVVSNAGVTDDTLVMRMSVESFEKVINANLTGAFRVTKAATRDMLKNRWGRFIYLGSVVGLAGTGGQANYASSKAGVIGLARSVTREMGSRNITANVIAPGLIDTDMTRELPAEMTEPLIKQGIPAKRIGQPEEVAAVVSFLASDDSAYVTGNVINVDGGLGMGH; encoded by the coding sequence ATGTCGAACTCTTCTGACTTCACGCCCCGTTCCGTGCTCGTGACGGGTGGCAACCGCGGCATCGGCCTCGCTATCGCGCAGCGCCTCGCCGCCGACGGTCACAAGGTGGCCGTGACGCACCGCGGCTCGGGAGCACCCGAGGGGCTGTTCGGCGTGCAGTGCGACGTCACCGACACCGAGTCGGTCGACGCCGCCTTCAAGGCGGTGGCCGAGCACCAGGGCCCCGTCGAGGTGGTCGTCTCCAACGCCGGCGTCACCGACGACACGCTGGTCATGCGCATGAGCGTCGAGAGCTTCGAGAAGGTCATCAACGCCAACCTCACGGGTGCCTTCCGCGTCACCAAGGCCGCCACCCGCGACATGCTCAAGAACCGCTGGGGCCGCTTCATCTATCTCGGCTCGGTTGTCGGCCTCGCCGGCACCGGCGGCCAGGCCAACTACGCCTCGTCGAAGGCCGGCGTGATCGGCCTCGCCCGCTCAGTCACCCGGGAGATGGGCTCGCGCAACATCACGGCCAACGTGATCGCGCCGGGCCTCATCGATACCGATATGACTCGCGAGCTGCCGGCCGAGATGACCGAGCCGCTGATCAAGCAGGGCATCCCCGCAAAGCGGATCGGCCAGCCCGAGGAGGTCGCCGCGGTGGTCTCGTTCCTCGCCTCGGACGACTCCGCGTACGTGACCGGCAACGTCATCAACGTCGACGGTGGTCTGGGCATGGGCCACTAG
- the inhA gene encoding NADH-dependent enoyl-ACP reductase InhA, translating into MTGLLEGKTILITGIITDASIAFSAAKVAQEQGAKVIITGIPDRLRLIDRIAKRLPQEVPPAIPLDITDEEYLGTLADKIRELAPEGVDGVLHSIAFAPRTLMGPDALPFLEGPGPDVAKSFEISAWSYASLARAVLPVMNEGGSIVGMDFDPRTALPDYNWMGVQKAALESVNRYVAREVGYAKKIRSNLVAAGPIKTLAAKAISGTATDDAKKLNMLNTYWDGASPIGWNVDDPEVVGKSVCALLSDWLPGTTGSIVYVDGGASHNTWFPEDFINAQ; encoded by the coding sequence GTGACCGGACTGCTCGAAGGTAAGACCATCCTGATCACCGGCATCATCACCGATGCCTCCATCGCCTTCTCGGCCGCCAAGGTGGCCCAGGAGCAGGGCGCCAAGGTGATCATCACCGGCATCCCGGACCGGCTCCGCCTGATCGACCGCATCGCCAAGCGCCTCCCGCAGGAGGTGCCCCCGGCGATCCCGCTCGACATCACCGACGAGGAGTATCTCGGCACCCTGGCGGACAAGATCCGCGAGCTCGCGCCCGAGGGCGTCGACGGTGTGCTTCACTCCATCGCGTTCGCGCCGCGCACCCTGATGGGTCCGGACGCGCTGCCCTTCCTGGAGGGCCCCGGCCCGGACGTCGCCAAGTCCTTCGAGATCTCCGCGTGGAGTTATGCTTCGCTGGCCCGCGCCGTGCTCCCCGTGATGAACGAGGGCGGCTCCATCGTGGGTATGGACTTCGATCCCCGTACCGCGCTGCCGGACTACAACTGGATGGGCGTGCAGAAGGCGGCCCTGGAGTCGGTCAACCGGTACGTCGCCCGCGAGGTCGGCTACGCCAAGAAGATCCGTTCCAACCTGGTCGCCGCCGGTCCGATCAAGACCCTTGCGGCGAAGGCGATCTCGGGCACCGCGACCGACGATGCCAAGAAGCTCAACATGCTCAACACCTATTGGGACGGCGCTTCGCCCATCGGCTGGAACGTCGACGACCCGGAGGTGGTGGGCAAGAGCGTGTGCGCGTTGCTGTCCGACTGGCTGCCCGGCACCACCGGATCCATCGTGTACGTCGACGGCGGCGCCAGCCACAACACCTGGTTCCCCGAGGACTTCATCAACGCGCAGTAA
- a CDS encoding ferrochelatase, which yields MTYDALLVLSFGGPEHPDHVRPFLENVTRGRGVPPERLDAVEQHYLRFGGVSPINAQNRELITAVEAELGRRGHALPVYFGNRNWHPMVEDTVAQMKADGVRRALVFATSAWGGYSGCRQYDEDIARALATVGPGAPELTKLPQFSDHELFLDCFADAAQAALDQVPFGARLVFTAHSIPTAADEAAGPPGTSNLYSRQVRDAAANVAARIGAAEHDVVWQSRSGPPQVPWLEPDICDHIQSLWDERIPGVAVVPIGFVSDHLEVIWDLDTEAKELAGELGMPFARAATCSADPRFADMVVTLIEDAIAGRSAGLGVSVDGAPCVVGCCPAVRRPVRS from the coding sequence GTGACGTACGACGCCCTCCTGGTGCTTTCGTTCGGAGGCCCGGAACATCCTGACCATGTGCGGCCGTTCCTGGAGAACGTCACGCGGGGTCGTGGCGTACCACCGGAACGACTGGACGCCGTCGAGCAGCACTACCTGCGGTTCGGCGGCGTCTCGCCGATCAATGCCCAGAACCGGGAACTGATCACCGCCGTCGAGGCGGAGCTCGGGCGCCGCGGTCACGCGCTTCCGGTGTACTTCGGGAATCGGAACTGGCACCCGATGGTCGAGGACACCGTCGCGCAGATGAAGGCCGATGGTGTACGGCGCGCCCTCGTGTTCGCCACCTCCGCGTGGGGCGGCTATTCGGGATGCCGGCAGTACGACGAGGACATCGCCCGGGCACTCGCCACGGTCGGTCCGGGAGCGCCGGAATTGACCAAGCTGCCGCAGTTCTCCGATCACGAGCTGTTTCTCGACTGCTTCGCCGATGCGGCGCAGGCGGCACTGGATCAGGTCCCGTTCGGGGCCCGGCTAGTGTTCACCGCGCACTCCATTCCGACTGCCGCCGACGAGGCGGCGGGGCCGCCAGGGACGTCGAATCTGTACTCGCGGCAGGTCCGTGATGCCGCCGCGAATGTGGCCGCCCGGATCGGCGCGGCGGAACACGATGTGGTGTGGCAGTCACGGTCGGGGCCGCCCCAGGTGCCCTGGCTCGAACCCGACATCTGTGACCACATCCAATCTCTCTGGGACGAGCGGATTCCCGGTGTTGCTGTGGTACCCATCGGTTTCGTCTCCGATCACCTCGAGGTGATCTGGGACCTGGACACCGAGGCCAAGGAATTGGCGGGGGAGTTGGGCATGCCCTTCGCCCGCGCCGCCACATGCAGTGCCGATCCTCGATTCGCGGACATGGTGGTGACGCTCATCGAGGACGCGATCGCCGGCCGGTCGGCGGGGCTCGGTGTCAGCGTCGACGGTGCACCGTGCGTGGTCGGCTGCTGCCCGGCGGTGCGGCGGCCCGTTCGCTCGTGA
- a CDS encoding DUF3097 domain-containing protein, which translates to MANSYGDIYAGHAGKRARTVPEVPADRDLVVEDAATGFCGAVVGFDKSYDGDFVKLEDGRGAVRLFAMRKAAFLIDGAPVTLVKPRAKAPSGPQRSASGSTRVEKVTAKVALPSRIWVEGIHDAAIVERVWGHDLRVEGVVVEQLEGLDHLGARLAEFGPGPGRRVGVLADHLVDGSKESRMTQSLGKYVMVTGHPFIDIWAAVKPASVGIAAWPDVPRGEDWKTGTCARLGWGTPQDGWRRVQAAVTSFRDLDSSLIGAVERLVDFVTEPEN; encoded by the coding sequence GTGGCGAACAGCTATGGAGACATCTACGCCGGACACGCGGGCAAGCGCGCCCGCACCGTTCCCGAGGTACCCGCGGACCGTGATCTGGTCGTGGAAGACGCCGCGACCGGATTCTGCGGTGCCGTGGTCGGATTCGACAAGAGTTACGACGGCGACTTCGTCAAGCTCGAGGACGGCCGCGGTGCCGTCCGGTTGTTCGCGATGCGCAAGGCCGCCTTCCTCATCGACGGCGCGCCCGTCACGCTGGTGAAGCCGAGAGCGAAGGCACCGTCCGGGCCGCAGCGCAGCGCCTCCGGTTCGACCCGCGTCGAGAAAGTGACGGCGAAGGTCGCTCTGCCGAGCCGGATCTGGGTGGAGGGCATCCACGACGCGGCCATCGTCGAGCGGGTGTGGGGCCACGATCTCCGGGTCGAGGGTGTGGTCGTCGAACAGTTGGAAGGGCTTGACCATCTCGGCGCGCGACTCGCCGAGTTCGGTCCCGGTCCCGGGCGCCGGGTGGGCGTGCTTGCCGATCATCTGGTCGACGGTTCCAAGGAGTCCCGGATGACCCAGTCCCTCGGCAAGTACGTGATGGTGACCGGGCACCCGTTCATCGACATCTGGGCCGCGGTGAAGCCGGCTTCGGTGGGCATTGCGGCCTGGCCCGATGTGCCGCGGGGTGAGGACTGGAAGACGGGCACCTGCGCCCGGCTGGGCTGGGGCACACCGCAAGACGGCTGGCGCCGGGTTCAGGCCGCGGTCACGTCGTTCCGTGACCTCGATTCCTCATTGATCGGTGCCGTCGAACGTCTGGTGGATTTCGTCACCGAACCGGAGAACTGA
- a CDS encoding TetR/AcrR family transcriptional regulator, with translation MAAPQTRPDTRAQILRAALDWVDEAGLTRISMGALAKRARLARATLYQHFTGKEALVDAVVASELDKFYSRIHDYADGIEDNRERLAAGFAYAYAYLREHRALQRVLAVSPSLLLPYVHGDSPQMQQGRKFFLREIRRGEYRDGADVEAFADFFVRQLHSLLLTPLAPVADAVDEPGQTGPSSANLEAGRRYAEMFVLPARAQFAE, from the coding sequence GTGGCCGCACCGCAGACCAGACCGGATACCCGCGCGCAGATCCTGCGTGCCGCCCTCGACTGGGTGGACGAGGCGGGGCTGACCCGGATCTCGATGGGCGCACTCGCCAAGCGGGCACGGCTTGCCCGGGCGACCCTGTACCAGCACTTCACCGGCAAGGAGGCGCTGGTCGATGCCGTGGTCGCCAGCGAGTTGGACAAGTTCTACAGCCGGATTCACGACTACGCCGACGGGATCGAGGACAATCGCGAGCGGCTCGCTGCCGGGTTCGCTTACGCCTACGCCTACCTGCGGGAGCACCGTGCGCTGCAGCGAGTCCTCGCGGTGAGCCCCAGCTTGCTCCTGCCGTACGTGCACGGCGATTCGCCCCAGATGCAACAGGGGCGGAAGTTCTTCCTGCGCGAGATCCGGCGCGGTGAATACCGCGACGGTGCCGATGTCGAAGCCTTCGCGGACTTCTTCGTACGACAGCTCCATTCGCTCTTGCTCACCCCGCTGGCGCCGGTCGCCGACGCGGTCGACGAGCCCGGACAGACCGGCCCGAGCTCGGCGAACCTGGAAGCAGGACGGCGCTACGCGGAGATGTTCGTGTTGCCCGCCAGGGCGCAATTCGCCGAGTAG
- a CDS encoding AurF N-oxygenase family protein, which yields MTDTTLPERTRENVADRLLGGSVKRSYAPVVDIDWDAPIDPDRYFLPPHMCTLYGTQIWEQMTEQQRIELSKQEITNLLSMGIWFENLLNRLLLRELLSADPTSRDSFYSLTEMGDECRHMVMFGKVIDRIGTRPFRLRGWQLAVVKYALAPVIRGQAVWIAALVGEEIFDAQQRQIKDDPELQPIVARLMQIHVTEEARHIGYARDGARRGVASRSRAQTLLVGNLHALAAFGFRMLFANPRMYARVGLDAKAAYRAAITNPHHRKAKQEGFRDLGRFLESVGLMGPIARWSWKKAGFLA from the coding sequence ATGACCGACACGACTCTGCCGGAACGCACCCGCGAGAACGTCGCCGACCGCCTGCTCGGCGGCTCCGTCAAACGCTCGTACGCGCCCGTCGTCGATATCGACTGGGATGCTCCGATCGATCCCGACAGGTACTTCCTGCCGCCCCACATGTGCACCCTGTACGGCACGCAGATCTGGGAGCAGATGACCGAGCAGCAGCGGATCGAGCTGTCCAAGCAGGAGATCACGAATCTGCTGTCGATGGGCATCTGGTTCGAGAATCTGCTCAACCGACTCCTGCTCCGCGAGTTGCTCTCCGCCGACCCCACCTCGCGTGATTCGTTCTACTCGCTGACCGAGATGGGCGACGAGTGTCGCCACATGGTGATGTTCGGCAAGGTGATCGATCGGATCGGCACCCGCCCGTTCCGGCTGCGTGGGTGGCAGCTCGCCGTGGTGAAGTACGCGCTGGCGCCAGTGATTCGCGGCCAGGCGGTGTGGATCGCGGCACTCGTGGGCGAGGAGATCTTCGACGCCCAACAGCGTCAGATCAAGGACGATCCCGAACTGCAGCCGATCGTGGCCCGCCTCATGCAGATCCACGTCACCGAGGAGGCACGGCACATCGGCTACGCCCGCGACGGCGCCCGCCGCGGTGTCGCCAGCCGCAGCCGAGCTCAAACTCTGCTCGTCGGGAACCTGCACGCACTCGCGGCCTTCGGTTTCCGCATGCTTTTCGCGAATCCGCGGATGTACGCACGCGTCGGTCTTGATGCCAAGGCCGCTTACCGTGCCGCCATCACGAATCCGCACCACCGCAAGGCCAAGCAGGAGGGCTTCCGCGACCTGGGCCGGTTCCTCGAATCGGTCGGTCTGATGGGGCCGATCGCGCGGTGGTCGTGGAAGAAGGCAGGATTCCTCGCGTGA
- a CDS encoding DUF4873 domain-containing protein, with the protein MSGPRTAILAASAVPGVDGTVIAPAEVTSARFHQDRDAWSLTTASGSSDYDVIVLADAGLRIDVPTLDPRVAPPLSVGPDNADRAYLGMLIDGVPNLVLLAGAPQRKAQIATLQTWLRWAYAEQATRLMSRPPVTARWIGKGRRNPAKPDRDAVDLSNEHIRDEGVYAGEAVLRSGDYEATSPVRLAGHLEPLDGNYHWYGTVDDLEIGAALKKMPRGSVTVAVGDGDGSPALVTDKTVWGTYRLVGVGAPPFPL; encoded by the coding sequence GTGAGCGGCCCTCGTACCGCGATTCTCGCCGCATCGGCGGTACCCGGGGTGGACGGGACCGTCATCGCCCCCGCCGAGGTGACCTCGGCGCGATTTCATCAGGATCGCGACGCGTGGTCACTGACGACGGCCTCCGGCTCCTCCGATTACGACGTGATCGTGCTGGCCGATGCCGGACTGCGGATCGACGTTCCCACTCTGGATCCACGGGTCGCTCCGCCGCTCTCGGTGGGGCCTGACAATGCCGACCGTGCATACCTGGGCATGCTGATCGACGGTGTCCCGAATCTGGTCCTGCTCGCAGGAGCGCCGCAACGGAAGGCGCAGATCGCGACGCTGCAGACCTGGCTGCGATGGGCGTACGCAGAACAGGCGACTCGTCTGATGTCGCGGCCACCGGTCACCGCCCGGTGGATCGGCAAGGGTCGCCGCAATCCAGCGAAACCGGACCGCGATGCGGTCGACCTGTCGAACGAGCACATCCGCGACGAGGGCGTCTACGCCGGCGAAGCGGTGCTCCGATCCGGCGATTACGAGGCCACCTCACCGGTGCGCCTGGCCGGACACCTCGAACCTCTTGACGGCAACTACCACTGGTACGGCACCGTCGACGATCTGGAGATCGGTGCGGCACTGAAGAAGATGCCCCGCGGCAGCGTCACCGTGGCGGTGGGCGACGGCGACGGCAGCCCTGCGCTGGTCACCGATAAGACCGTCTGGGGTACCTACCGGCTCGTCGGAGTCGGTGCCCCGCCTTTCCCGCTGTAG
- a CDS encoding NfeD family protein, protein MAAALWLIGAVLLAVAETAAGEFTLLMLGGGALITAGATGLFTLPLWAQGVVFAVSSVLLLVLARPPLRRYVEARRADAPSYLESLPGMKAVVSAEVTGGGGRVLVGGEEWSARTPYDGAPIPAGVEVTIVEIDGAVAIVVDS, encoded by the coding sequence ATGGCAGCGGCGCTGTGGCTCATCGGAGCGGTCCTGCTGGCCGTTGCGGAGACGGCGGCCGGCGAATTCACGCTGCTCATGCTCGGCGGCGGCGCGCTCATCACTGCCGGCGCCACCGGGCTCTTCACGCTTCCGCTCTGGGCACAGGGAGTGGTGTTCGCCGTCTCGTCGGTGCTGTTGCTCGTGCTCGCCAGGCCGCCGCTGCGCCGATACGTCGAGGCCAGGCGGGCCGATGCGCCGTCGTATCTGGAATCGTTGCCCGGCATGAAGGCCGTGGTCTCGGCCGAGGTCACCGGCGGGGGAGGCCGAGTGCTGGTCGGAGGTGAGGAGTGGTCGGCTCGGACACCCTACGACGGTGCGCCGATCCCCGCCGGAGTCGAGGTGACGATCGTCGAAATCGACGGTGCCGTCGCCATCGTCGTGGACAGCTGA
- a CDS encoding SPFH domain-containing protein — MEIGIAVLVLLIIAAAFILFKSLVLVPQAQAAVIERLGRYTRTVSGQLALLIPFIDTVRARVDLREQVVSFPPQPVITQDNLTVQIDTVVYFQVTRPEAAVYEISNYVVGVEQITTTTLRNVVGGMTLEETLTSREKINGQLRGVLDEATSRWGLRVARVELKSIFPPPTIQESMEKQMKADREKRATILSAEGHREAAIKSAEGDKASRILLAEGERQAAILAAEADRQAEILRAEGRRAASYLEAQGEAKAIETTFSAIKSGRPTPELLAYQYLQTLPEMAQGDANKVWVVPSDFNAALQGFMRNLGTQGADGVFRFEPTEEPQPAARDRIDTEGWFDNPEPVAPVVVTEQAPDPLSAPRTPNVTPEPMTAPLPVTPAQPSPYQVQQPGYPANEPHEEA; from the coding sequence ATGGAAATCGGCATCGCCGTACTCGTCCTCTTGATCATCGCCGCGGCATTCATCCTGTTCAAATCGCTCGTCCTGGTGCCGCAGGCCCAGGCCGCCGTCATCGAGCGCCTAGGCCGGTACACCCGAACCGTGTCCGGACAACTGGCTCTGCTGATCCCGTTCATCGACACCGTGCGTGCGCGGGTCGATCTGCGCGAGCAGGTGGTGTCCTTCCCGCCACAACCGGTGATCACGCAGGACAATCTGACGGTTCAGATCGATACCGTCGTCTACTTCCAGGTGACCCGGCCGGAAGCCGCGGTCTACGAGATCAGCAACTACGTGGTCGGTGTCGAGCAGATCACCACCACCACGTTGCGCAATGTGGTGGGCGGGATGACGCTCGAGGAGACCCTCACCTCGCGTGAGAAGATCAACGGCCAGCTCCGCGGCGTGCTCGACGAAGCGACATCGCGCTGGGGCCTGCGGGTGGCGCGGGTGGAGCTCAAGTCCATCTTCCCGCCGCCGACCATCCAGGAGTCGATGGAGAAGCAGATGAAGGCGGACCGCGAGAAGCGGGCCACCATCCTCTCCGCCGAGGGACACCGGGAAGCGGCGATCAAGTCGGCCGAGGGTGATAAGGCGAGCCGGATCCTGCTCGCCGAGGGCGAGCGTCAGGCGGCGATTCTCGCCGCCGAGGCCGACCGGCAGGCCGAGATCCTCCGTGCGGAGGGCCGCCGGGCCGCCTCCTATTTGGAGGCGCAGGGCGAGGCGAAGGCCATCGAGACCACGTTCTCCGCTATCAAATCGGGCCGCCCCACCCCGGAATTGCTTGCCTACCAATACCTGCAGACTCTCCCCGAGATGGCGCAGGGCGATGCGAACAAGGTGTGGGTGGTGCCGAGCGATTTCAACGCGGCGCTGCAGGGGTTCATGCGCAACCTGGGCACGCAGGGGGCCGACGGCGTCTTCCGATTCGAACCGACCGAAGAGCCGCAGCCCGCGGCACGCGATCGGATCGATACCGAAGGCTGGTTCGACAATCCTGAGCCGGTCGCGCCCGTCGTGGTCACCGAGCAGGCACCCGACCCGCTCAGCGCGCCCCGCACCCCGAACGTGACACCCGAACCGATGACCGCGCCGCTTCCCGTGACGCCGGCGCAGCCCTCGCCGTATCAGGTGCAGCAGCCCGGCTACCCCGCGAATGAGCCGCACGAAGAGGCTTGA